The genomic region aaactccgaTACAATTATTGATGATGTCTATTGTTTCATCACCTCCACTTTAGCATTTTGCTTTTTAAAAGATTGTCATCTAAAAGATAAATACTTTTTTATCCAGAAACTATTAagggtattttttttaaagtaagatTCTTGATGGATCTTTTGTGACGGGATGtttttagtataatattttataatgtttgtATTTGAGTTAGCGTTAAATTGTAAAGTGaggataaaattataaatatatttttattttatgaggaATGTTTTGTTCAGTCCTAATGCGTGAGAGGATGAAATTTTGTACAGTATCAGGATCAGGGTTCCaagtattataatataagtagttaaattttttcattttcgaATATTcaactaattttattataaCACTTATTATACCAGTTCTCCGGAGGGATGAAAAAATTCCACTGTAACGGATGAGGAGCACTGACTGAGGACCAAAAATATGAGTCCACGTGTTCCACGTTGCTATCATGCGCCACCACTTGGTCGTCAACTTTGAAGGTttcaacaaaattgaaattacatgGCGCTGCGAGAAAAATGTAGAGATAAAGAAACATTCACGGCAAATCCCAATTTTCTAACCCATCTTATCCCAATCATTCATTGGCTTTCACCCTCAGTTTCCTTCTGTTGCTTCTCCCACATCCAAAACTCAAATcacaccattttttttctttttctgttatcTGTTGTTGTTTTGTCAAATTTTGCAGCTAATAAATTGAATTTCTCAGCCTATCTTTGTTGACCCAGTTGATCTTTCttattattcaattcaaaaagTTGGGTTCTTGATTCAAATCTCTGGATTCCAGAGCAACCCATTTATCCAATCTGTCTGGTTCTTCAGAAATTTGAACAATTTCAATCTGGGTTCTTTCGAGCAgaaaagatgatgatgatgacaatGGAGGGGATGATGGATAAGGGTGTGTTGGATGATATAATCAGGAGGTTGTTGGAAGGTAAAGGAGGGAAGCAAGTGCAGCTATCGGAGGCGGAGATCCGGCAGCTCTGCGTTAACGCCCGCCAAATCTTCCTCGCTCAGCCTAATCTTCTCGAGGTCCGAGCTCCGGTTCGCATATGCGGTCAGCTCTCTCATCCTCTCTCACAGCCTTTTTTATGGAAATTATGGTGATTTGAATTGTCCAATTTAAAAGATCATTCAGTTTTTGGTGTTTGCTTGTGGATTATGTAAATATCTGGTATTGAATAAGAATGGTGGTGAAAAATGGAAATTATACAACAACAGCAACCAagtcttatcccactaagtggggttggcTACATGAATCCTAAAACACCATTGCGCATGGTTTTGCTCCTGTTAGCTCCAAGTGCTCCATATCTTTTCTTATGATAATTCGAATAAATTGGAGTGTGTGAATTTTTGGGTTTTCCTGTTCTGTAATGGATAATTAACTTATGTAAAATTCTGTATGAATTTTGAGGAAAATAGGATATTTCCGATGCTATGTTCATTAGATCAATTCGGAATTTATTTGAGTGATCGAGATGTGTCGACGTGTTGGCATTGTATGCCATTTTGTTCGTTCAATTTCTGCTAAATAGTGTTCATTTTCTGGTCAATAATGACAATGAAAGCCAACGAAATGGTTATTGTTTTTCGTAATGACCAGTTTATTTCGCTGGCTATAAGGATAACATAATCATGTACTTTTTTCTTAATCAGCTaacataattattgtttttcaCAATGCCGGTTTATTTTGCTGCATTTTGAGTACTCGATATCATTGAGTTTGTGTCGTTCGGATCAGTTTCTTGGTCCTGTTATCGTACCTCATGGCACAGTCCAAGATATGCTAATGTAGCTTGCATGAAACACAGGGAAATGAACTTGAAAGCAAACATTAGTACATTTATCTCCTTATATTTCTTTATGTCCTTGGTCTTCCTAATATTGCAGGCGTCTTACAGGTGATATACATGGACAATACCAAGACTTACTAAGGCTGTTCGAATACGGTGGTTACCCTCCTTCTGCAAACTACCTGTTTCTAGGAGATTATGTAGATCGAGGAAAGCAAAGTTTGGAGACAATCTGTTTGCTTCTggcctacaaaataaaatatcctGACAAAGTTTTCCTTTTGAGGGGAAACCATGAAGATGCAAAGATTAATCGAATATATGGGTTCTATGACGAGTGCAAAAGGAGGTTTAATGTTAGGCTTTGGAAAATATTTACTGAGTGCTTCAACTGTTTGCCTGTGGCTGCACTGATTGATGGGAAGATACTTTGTATGCATGGCGGGCTCTCACCAGAGTTGGAAAACTTGGACCAAATAAAGGAAATTTCAAGGCCAACTGACATTCCAGATAATGGTCTTTTGTGCGATCTGCTTTGGTCGGATCCTGATGCTAGGGTTGAGGGCTGGGCAGAGAGTGATCGAGGTGTTTCCTGTACTTTTGGAGCCGATAGAGTTACTGACTTTTTAGATAAGAATGAACTTGATCTCATTTGCCGGGGTCATCAGGTAATCCtatttttatttgatgaaaTTGAATCCAAGTAACAAATGACCTAATTGTATATGTCATATGTGTGTAGCCAAAACAAGCCTTCCCACCCCATCTCACTTTTTTCATTCCCTGGCACCTCTAGGCGTCCTTTGTGCAGATCGTTTTCACTATTTGCTGAATTAACTTGCATGGTCACTTAATCCTACTTGTCCTGATTAATAATTATGTAAGTGACACCGCAACACTGTAGGTGGTGGAGGATGGCTATGAGTTTTTTGCAAAACGAAGATTAGTCACAATATTTTCAGCTCCAAATTATGGCGGGGAGTTTGATAATGCCGGTGCTTTGTTGAGCGTTGATGAAGCTCTAGTGTGTTCCTTTGAGATATTGAAACCAGTTGATCATAAAGCATCCCCGAGTGGTTCAAAGCCAAATCTTAAAAAGGTATTTGTGTCGCCATTTATATTTGTTATGATAATATTCGTATGTGATATTTAATCATGAATTCATGATGTCCTTATGTTGTGCATCTTTGGGCAGACTCCTAAAACCAGAAAGAACTGATTATTTGGAGATTTATCACAGCTCAATTAGGGAAATACAACAAGTTTGACAGGTGCTAGAGTTTGGATTTCGTTTTAGAGGAGCTTGACAAGGGAGAAGCGCCTGTCTTAATCAGAGAGTTCAAGCGTTGGATCACATTGAAGACTATCAGATAATTTTATTGCACGAAAgtttttatgaaatttgtaaATCGTAATTGCATGTGTTATTGCTTGTGCAGGGAAGAGGTTTTCGGTTTAGACTacgttttggtttgttttttgttgagcATTTGTATATTATGTTTCATCACAGCATTTCAGAATCTACTTCTCTGGTTTCCTCATTAGCCTTCGCTACTTTAAATCAATGTTCATGTACAAGTGTGTTACTGCAAATAGCACGAGAAGAGGGAAAAAACGAAGAACGAaaggaacaaagaagaaatgcCGGGTTTGTAGGAGCGGGGGAGATGACGATGAAATTCTTGTTGTTCGATTTGTTGATCTTCCCATCGATAACGACCTTGGTTTCGATCAACCCGAGTACTAACAAGTTAGTTAATACAACGCTAACCACTATTTTGAGTCTGCTTTACAATGTCATCTCGTGATTTGAGCCGATTAGTTTTTAGGTAATCAATGCCATTATCCATCACCCACATTTCAAACGCCACAAAGAGGAAGGGATACATTCCAAGCTACAAGATGGATAACAATAGTTTCACCTAGCCAAACGTGTAGGTCCTTCAGCGTTAAATGGTACAGAAAATGAATGGTTAAGATTAAAAGTAAAATATGCATTGAGTGTTGCATAACATTAAagccccacacacacacacacaaaaaaaaaaaaaaaaaaaaaactactctGACCCTTGGCGACAAATCTCATTGGGCCACTCTCGATGATGGGCTATTTTGGGTTATATGTGTACATAAATTGGGCCGAAAGCTAGGGCTCCATTTGGATCACTCCCCTACAGACCCGCCCGGCAGGTCCGGCACGAGCATCACCAATGGTAAAGTTATAAAGCTTGTCAAAACCCTAGCTTTCAGTAAGCGGTTTCCCGAGCTACCGAGCTTCAACACCAGCAGCAACAatggtatctctctctctttcccccttctctctctctctctctctctctcttcatttgTATTAGCACCTGTATTGATATGTGAATAACATTGGGTGTGGTGGGTGTGGTGCGAAACAGGGGATCGATCTCGTCGCAGGAGGTAAGAGCAAGAAGACGAAGCGCACTGCGCCCAAGTCCGATGATATCTATCTCAAGCTTCTCGTCAAGGTATATAATTTCGCGTCTCTGTAAATGTCTACGTATTTGTATTTATCGGATTTTGTATCTCGATATGAAATGGTTGCAGCAAatgaaagtttgaattttgttgaTTCCGTTTTGTTAATATCCAATTTTCATTTCTGGGTTTTAATAGTTTTGGGGGTGTTGTTGTTTCTGCAATGACGATATGTGTGTATCCCAGCTCATTACGAGACCTTTTGTGGTCAAGGAATACAAATAATTCCACATCCATCTGAGCCTTTCGCAACTTCGGTTCGTTAAATCTGattaaccaaaaacaaaaacaatgtaTCTGTTGTTGGTGTAAATTGCTACCTTTTGTTCTTGTGTTATGCTGTGATTGTTTGGATTCGTAAAACCGTGCAATGTTGGTGttgtttttcaattgttttGTGATCAAAACATCGAAAAAGcaactttgttttgtttcttatcCCAAATATTGTAGCTTCCTGTTTTAATGTTGTTCAACTATGGAGAAAATGTTTCCCTGTGATGCTTTTGAACCATGCTAATCCTGATTATTTCATGATTATAGTTTTTTAAATATTCTGAGGGAACAAGCtcctatttttcaaatttgttcGTTTGAGTTTGTTAACCAGATTTTGTTTAGCAGGGTTCATGAAATGGCCCTTATttttctgtaaattttggtCTTTTTAATTATGCATATAAACGTATGAATATGTAGGCTGATTGGGTTCCTGGTTTGTTCTTGGTCAGCTATACCGTTTTCTTGTCAGGAGAACTGGAAGCAAGTTCAATGCAGTCATTCTCAAACGTTTGTTCATGAGCAAAGTCAACAAGGcaccactttctctctcaaggTTGATCGAGTATATGCAAGGAAAGGTTAGTTAGTCTGAATCGTCATTTCCTTTTTACTCTTAAGTTACCTGCTCTTGAAATATCTGTATTTTTAATGTTCTTTTTTGTTCTAAAAAGGCTTTGATCTTATACAGGACAACAAGATTGCTGTGGTTGTGGGGACCGTGACCGATGATATTAGGGTCTATGAGGTTCCTCAATTGAAGGTTACAGCACTGAGGTTCACTGAGACTGCAAGGGCCAGGATTGAGAAGGCAGGAGGAGAGTGCTTGACATTCGATCAGCTTGCTTTGAGAGCACCATTGGGTCAGAACGTGGTATGAGTTCTTTATACCACCGAGTAGCATCAATTTAAAATCTGCTAAATTGATCCGTACCACACAATAGTATCACTGTTAAATTTAATCTCTTTTCTCAAGTTATTAAGTAAAACTTCTTTTGGCCGCCTGTGCAGGTTCTCCTCAGAGGTCCAAAGAATTCCCGTGAAGCAGTGAAGCACTTCGGTCCAGCTCCTGGTGTACCACACAGCCACACTAAACCTTATGTGCGGTCCAAGGGAAGGAAGTTTGAGAAGGCTAGAGGAAAGAGGAACAGCAAGGGCTTTAGAGTTTAACCCGATTACAATTAAAAACGGTATTTCTGGAATCCAAGTTGCTTTGGCACTAGGTGTCTGGTATCGTGTTTACTTTATTTCACTGTTAACTCCAATTGTCTCTATTACCAAAAGAGAAGATTGTTTGATACATTTGAGGAATGCAATTATATTCTAATCCCGATTCCCCTTTCATAAATTCTCCTTTTGCCATGCTGGTACAGATTGATCTCGCTTATGGTTCTCGCTAAACAATAGATCGAATTTAACAGTaaaattgaaagaagaaaaCCGGATCCCCTCCAGACCCAAAGGAATTGAGCccaaggatcaaatgatccgggtcattgaaatttgattcaacggttgcaattattataacttttaaaggattGTCGTTATTGATCATAAGAATCTTGTTGCTCACCAAAACAGCAGTGAATTCTTCAAACCAGTTGCGGCCTCAACTCTTCAAGTGTTTCGTTGAAGAACCCCGAACGTCACTGGAATCATCCATCACCCAAGCGTGAAAAGAATTGATACTCGAACCAAGACAGTGAAACCCGAAAAGAGCAACAGATTCGTTCCATGCTCCAAGCTGCGTCTCATAAGCACCTTCATATGGCCGGTAAAAACACGCCGGAAACAACGCAGTAAAAAACACCTCGTCCCTCGTATCAAAGAAGGTGATCACTTTCGTAATGGTTTCCTGTTCAAGTCTGTCAAGGTAAGAAATGAACTTCCTTTGCTTCTCTCGTGCCATCCAATAGCAATACGGCCAAAACTGCGTAGTTTCTGTTTCTAAATAATCGATCTTGATTTCTCTCCAAGAATTCGAACTCATTGCCTACACTTCTGCTCTAGGAGAACGACAGACAACGCGATCACCATACGCTTCGTCACCACTCGATGCAACGCTAACAAGTACATAAGCCGATTCATAATTTTGAAGGCTTGATTCATCGGGAAGAATCCTGAAATTGTTGAACGACGGATTATAAAGAACAATGTGGCCAGTGTaaagaatcaaacataaaatcCCATCACATTGGCCTATAATGTCTATAGATCCATCAAGCTCACTAGGAAGTTCAATTATTTGACCCCCATGTTTAATCCCATAGAAACCGGAAAATGCAGGTCCTCAACAACAGAATCTAGGTTATCGAAATCAGCTTCACTATCGTTAGAAAGATCGAGGAACGAAAACACAACTTCCTCCTTGGTAGTTTCAGTTTTTTTGTCCACGGTGTGCTTGAAAAGGATGTGTGCGGAGGAGGAGAATTCATGGTACGAATGGAGGTGTTTGGCTACAAACTGGGGTTGATTGACAAGGGCATACCACGACTTTCAAACGCACTTGAAACACGTTAGAGATTTCGGATGCAGCCTGGCTAAGATTTGCGCCACCATCTCTTCCGGCATCTTGCATGAGGCTGCCATTTTTACTGTGTTTTCGATTCATAAATCCATTTGGTGTTGGTGGCAAGGAATTGAGGGAACGTAAACAGTTTTTGTGGTATGTGGTTTAAGATAGCAAACGATTGAGGATCACTTAATAGTAAACTCCCTAATCACCCCTCAATTAAGGAAAATTAAACACTAAACCTCAAGATTAATTACATTGTCTAAGAAGCGTAGGAAATTAACTAGATAGTATGAAGcatgaaaaagataaaatctGAAGGGAATTGTATATTAATTGAGTTTTTACCGGAAATGGTCACTGAGATTGACTCAAGCAATCAAAATGGTCCTTGTGTTTCAAAAGCAATCGAGCGTTACAAATGTAccaacaaaaacaacttaaacatCATCAAATTATATAACTCAGATGCCTTTCGAGAGGGATGTAGCCCTTGTAGTTGCAGTTTTCGATTTGTTGCTAGTGGTCAGGCCGG from Pyrus communis chromosome 9, drPyrComm1.1, whole genome shotgun sequence harbors:
- the LOC137745657 gene encoding large ribosomal subunit protein eL18y-like, with the protein product MGIDLVAGGKSKKTKRTAPKSDDIYLKLLVKLYRFLVRRTGSKFNAVILKRLFMSKVNKAPLSLSRLIEYMQGKDNKIAVVVGTVTDDIRVYEVPQLKVTALRFTETARARIEKAGGECLTFDQLALRAPLGQNVVLLRGPKNSREAVKHFGPAPGVPHSHTKPYVRSKGRKFEKARGKRNSKGFRV
- the LOC137745653 gene encoding serine/threonine-protein phosphatase PP1 isoform X1, with product MMMMTMEGMMDKGVLDDIIRRLLEGKGGKQVQLSEAEIRQLCVNARQIFLAQPNLLEVRAPVRICGDIHGQYQDLLRLFEYGGYPPSANYLFLGDYVDRGKQSLETICLLLAYKIKYPDKVFLLRGNHEDAKINRIYGFYDECKRRFNVRLWKIFTECFNCLPVAALIDGKILCMHGGLSPELENLDQIKEISRPTDIPDNGLLCDLLWSDPDARVEGWAESDRGVSCTFGADRVTDFLDKNELDLICRGHQVVEDGYEFFAKRRLVTIFSAPNYGGEFDNAGALLSVDEALVCSFEILKPVDHKASPSGSKPNLKKTPKTRKN
- the LOC137745653 gene encoding serine/threonine-protein phosphatase PP1 isoform X2; the encoded protein is MMMMTMEGMMDKGVLDDIIRRLLEGKGGKQVQLSEAEIRQLCVNARQIFLAQPNLLEVRAPVRICGDIHGQYQDLLRLFEYGGYPPSANYLFLGDYVDRGKQSLETICLLLAYKIKYPDKVFLLRGNHEDAKINRIYGFYDECKRRFNVRLWKIFTECFNCLPVAALIDGKILCMHGGLSPELENLDQIKEISRPTDIPDNGLLCDLLWSDPDARVEGWAESDRGVSCTFGADRVTDFLDKNELDLICRGHQVVEDGYEFFAKRRLVTIFSAPNYGGEFDNAGALLSVDEALVCSFEILKPVDHKASPSGSKPNLKKLN
- the LOC137745653 gene encoding serine/threonine-protein phosphatase PP1 isoform X3; the encoded protein is MRRLTGDIHGQYQDLLRLFEYGGYPPSANYLFLGDYVDRGKQSLETICLLLAYKIKYPDKVFLLRGNHEDAKINRIYGFYDECKRRFNVRLWKIFTECFNCLPVAALIDGKILCMHGGLSPELENLDQIKEISRPTDIPDNGLLCDLLWSDPDARVEGWAESDRGVSCTFGADRVTDFLDKNELDLICRGHQVVEDGYEFFAKRRLVTIFSAPNYGGEFDNAGALLSVDEALVCSFEILKPVDHKASPSGSKPNLKKTPKTRKN